GCGGCCGCCTATTACTGGCTCGGTATCACAGTTTTCCAATCAGAAGCTGAAAGCTTCAGTGCAGAATAATAGTACAGAAGCGAAGTACTCCATAAGTTTTCGGGTTATCGAACTGGATAAAGATGGAAAGAAACTCCGCTCTACTCCTTTTAGCGCCGTTTTGAAGCCAGGGGAGAGATGGGAACGACAGTTGCGAAAGCAGTCGAGCACTGCTCAAGCTTTACTTGATTTGACTCGTGCCAAGAACCTTACTCCACGAAAGAAAGGTAATGAGCAGTAGAGAAAGAAACGCCTACGATAAACGGTTTATTGAAGGATGATAAAGGAAAGAAGGAAAAGGAAATGGAGAACCTAGGAAAGATTGTCCCGGTTATTTCAGGTAAGGGAGGTGTCGGAAAATCGACGGTGGCAGTAAATCTTGCCTTGTCATTAGCAAAGATGGGGAAAAGGGTAGCACTTATTGACGCAGATTTTTATGGCCCGAGTATTCCTACTTTGCTCGGCGGGGGAGAGATCAAGACTGACCATGAGGGCAAGCTGATTCCGCCTGAGACACACGGGATGAAGTATGTATCACTTGGATTTTTTCTCTCGAATCCAGATGATGCTGTGATTTGGCGTGGCCCTATGTTCAACAAAGCCCTCAATCAGCTCTTTCAAGATGTAAATTGGGGAGTTGTGGAGTATTGCATCGTGGACATGCCTCCGGGGACTGGAGATGCCCAAATTTCACTCGTTCAAATGGTGCAGCTTGCTGGAGCCGTGGTTGTTACCACGCCGCAAGAAGTGGCACTTGCTGATGTGAGAAAAGCATTAAGTATGCTCGAGAAAGTGAATGTGCCGGCGTTGGGAATTGTGGAGAATATGAGTGGCTTTATAGCTCCGGATGGGGTCAGGCATGATATTTTTGGGAGTGGAGGAGGAAAAGCTCTCGCTGAGGCACAGGGGTTGCCTTTACTCGCTCAGATTCCTCTCGATCCTGCTATCCGTGAGGGGGGAGACGTTGGGATGCCGGTTGCCCTGGTTGAGGGCAATAATTCATCTCGAGAGTTATTTCAGGGGCTTGCGAATAGAGTCATCGAGGGTGTTGAGGCTCTGGCTGCCCAGGGAGGAGAGACAGCCGTCGTCAATTGATATCCAGCGGCGTTTGATTATAGACTCCAGTTGCTAATCCGATCGCTGTGTGGCTGTCAGCCCGTGGTGAGGTGGTCTAGAGCGGGGCTAATCTCGAAAAGACCCCAAATGAAGGAATGTTCAAATGTTATTTACTACAGTGCTTATCATTCACTCTCTCTTATGCGTAGTTCTCATAGGGTTGGTTCTCTTACAGCAGGGAAAAGGCGCTGATGCAGGAGCCACTTTTGGAGGTTCCAGTAGTTCTCTGTTTGGAGCGGCAGGGGCAACAGACTTCGTCACCAAACTGACTACTACCTTAGCCATAGGATTTATGGTGACCTCGATACTCTTGATTCGTTCATATAACTCTGGTGGCGCAAGAGGAATATCTTCAAGTAGTGCTCCAAAAAGTGTGGTCGAAGGCTCTATTATGCAGCCAGTCTCTGAAGTTGGTGCTACAACGGCCAACGCGCCTGAGACGGTAGAGAGTAATGTGACTACTGATTCAACTGCTACCAAACAGGAGAGTGCCTCGAGTGCGGAAGGAGAACAGCAAGAAGCAGTAGAGGTACAAGGCGTTGAGGAGAAGACCGCTGAGTAGAAGTATTCCAGAAGTCAGAGATTATGGGGTTTTAGACAACGGAGTATCACTATACAAATAAGACGAGCCGAGAGCTTGATTTCTCGGTTTGAAACATACACGCTATAGCAAGAGCTTACGCCCAGGTGGTGGAATTGGTAGACACGCCAGCTTGAGGGGCT
Above is a window of bacterium DNA encoding:
- a CDS encoding ATP-binding protein, which produces MKDDKGKKEKEMENLGKIVPVISGKGGVGKSTVAVNLALSLAKMGKRVALIDADFYGPSIPTLLGGGEIKTDHEGKLIPPETHGMKYVSLGFFLSNPDDAVIWRGPMFNKALNQLFQDVNWGVVEYCIVDMPPGTGDAQISLVQMVQLAGAVVVTTPQEVALADVRKALSMLEKVNVPALGIVENMSGFIAPDGVRHDIFGSGGGKALAEAQGLPLLAQIPLDPAIREGGDVGMPVALVEGNNSSRELFQGLANRVIEGVEALAAQGGETAVVN
- the secG gene encoding preprotein translocase subunit SecG; this translates as MLFTTVLIIHSLLCVVLIGLVLLQQGKGADAGATFGGSSSSLFGAAGATDFVTKLTTTLAIGFMVTSILLIRSYNSGGARGISSSSAPKSVVEGSIMQPVSEVGATTANAPETVESNVTTDSTATKQESASSAEGEQQEAVEVQGVEEKTAE